The Polaribacter sp. MED152 region ATTACAATTATACCTAGAGACGCTTACACATATTTATATTATAAATTTACTTCTGTTAAAGAAGAAGTTTAAAATGTAATAAGGCAATAATTTATTATCATAAAAAAACCCGAAACTTTTACAGTTTCGGGTTTTTTGTTTTTAGAATATTCTGTTTTATTTCTTTTTTTTAATCAAATACATATATACAGGGTAATGATCTGAATAACCACCTGTATAACCACCATATGAAAAACTTCTAAAAGGGTAGCCTTTAAACTGGCCTTTTCTATTGGTTAAAAAACGCTTATTAAAAATCATTGCTTTAAACATTTTATAATCAGAGAAGTCTTTTTCACCTTTATCTAATAAGGGTGATGAAATTAAGATCATATCAAATAAATTGATGTTATCTCTATATCCTAAGGTGTTAAAACCTCTTCTATGCAAATCTTCATAAGGGTTGTAAATGTCTAAATCACCCACTTCACTTTTATCACTTTTTGTTTTTAGAACTTCTTTAAAACTAGAGTTTGTTGGGTCATCATTAAAATCGCCCATTGTTATAATCTTAGCATTTGGGTCTTTCTCTCTAATTTGTGCTATAATTTTTGTGTTTTGGTATGCCGCTTTTTCACGCAAAGGCCTGCTTTTTGCTTCTCCACCACTTCTAGAAGGCCAGTGGTTTACAATAACATGTATTAATTCATCATCTAAATATCCAGAAACTAAAAGCTGATCTCTGGTATAAACCTTATATCCATTTCTATAAATATTAGGATTAAAAACTTCATGATGCACAGGTTTAAAATATCTTTTTTGATACAAGATTGCTACATCAATTCCACGTTTGTCTGGAGAATCATAATGTATAATTCCATACCCTTTTTTAGCTAAATTTTTAGACTTCACCAAATCTTCTAAAACACTAAGATTTTCAACTTCCGACACACCTAAAAGAGTAGGAGAAGTATTTGCTTTATCTGCCCCAATTTGCACAATAACACTACTTAACTTATCAATCTTATCCCAATAAACCTCGGACCTGTTAGACTTAAGCTCCATCATTGGGCTAGCTTCATCATTTATAGAAGTGTCGTTAATAGTATCGAATAAGTTTTCTAAATTATAAAATGCTATGGTTCTAATATTGTATTGCTTACCTTTTTTTTGAGCTTGTACTGTAAAGGCTACTATAAAAAGTAGCACTAAAAAAGATAGTGTTTTTTTCATTTCTTTAAGTTTTTGCAATAATATAAAACATATTGTATGCTGGAAATTATATAATGTTATATTAACATTAGGGTTTCTTAAAATATGTTAATTTTGCGCGAAATTGGTATTGAATATTTAATTAATTTAAAAAATTTTTATGAAACAAACTGTTTTAACAGTATTATTGTTTTGCTTCTTTATAACAGGGCTGCAGGCACAAAATATTGTAAAAGGAATTGTTGTTGATGGCGATTCTGAAAAACCTTTAAATGATGTTTCTGTTACTTTAAGCAAAAATAGTTCTTACATGGTAAAAACAGACCAAAATGGTGTTTTTACATTGCAAAAGTTAAGTAATGGCAGTTACATTTTACAAATTAAGTTAAAGGGTTACGAAGTTCAAAATTTTCCTGTAGAGCTTACTGGTAATTCAATTGATTTAGGAACTATTTTATTATATAAAGATTTTTCTATAGATCAAGATTTAAGTTTAATTACAATTACAGATGATGAATTAAATGATGATGCAAGTGCTGCAGATAATATTGCTGGTTTATTACAAGCTACAAGAGATATTTATTTAAGAACAGCCGCTTTTGAATTTAGTTCTTCTTTCTTTAGAATAAAAGGTTTAGATTCTGGTAATGGTAAAGTACTAATTAACGGAATTGAAATGAATAAGTTATATGATGGAAGAGCTCAATGGAGTAACTGGGGTGGTTTGAATGACGTTTTAAGAAATCAGGAATTTAGTAATGGTTTAGCACCATCTAACTATACTTTTGGTGGAATTTTAGGTTCTACAAATATAGATACTAGAGCTTCAGAACAAAGAGCAGGTACTCGTATTTCATATTCTTCATCTAACAGAAGTTATGTACACAGAGTTATGGCTACACATTCTACAGGTACTTTAGAAGGGGGTTGGTCTATGACGTTTTCTGGAAGTAGAAGAACTGGTATAGAGGGTTTTAATGAAGGTACTTCTTACAATGCCTACTCTTTATTTGCGTCTATAGAAAAGAAGATAAACGACAATCACAGCGTAAACTTCACCTCTATTTTTACACCTAATAGAAGAGGTAAATCATCTCCAAACACTCAAGAAGTTTTTGACTTAAAAGGTATTGCTTATAATGATTATTGGGGATATTTAAATGACAGAAAAGTAAACTCTAGAATTAAAGAAGTAGAAGAGCCAATTCTAATGTTAAATCATTATTGGGATTTGAATGATAAAACTTCTTTACAAACAAACGTTGCTTATCAATTTGGTAAAATAGGTAACAGTCGTTTAGATTTTAATGGAGGTGCAAATCCGAGTCCAACTTACTACCAATACTTGCCAAGCTTCTTTGAAAGAAATGATGATTTAGAAGGTGCGTATGAGGCTAGAGACCGTTTTGAGAATGATGGTCAATTAGATTGGAACAGAATTTTTGATGCAAACATTACAAACAGAGCAGCTGGTTTAAACAATGCTTATGTTTTGTATGAAGACAGAAATGATGATAAACAGCTTACTGTTAATTCAATTTTAAATTCAGAATTAACAGAGAATATTACTTTAAATGCAAAATTAGAATACAAAAGATTACGTTCTCATAGTTTTGCTGAGGTAATCGATTTATTAGGAGGTACAGGTTATTTAGATATAAATCCGTTTGCAGATACTATGGATGCTATGCAAAACAACTTGTTAGACCCAAATAGAGTGGTTGGAGTTGGAGAAACATTCAGGTACAACT contains the following coding sequences:
- a CDS encoding endonuclease, which produces MKKTLSFLVLLFIVAFTVQAQKKGKQYNIRTIAFYNLENLFDTINDTSINDEASPMMELKSNRSEVYWDKIDKLSSVIVQIGADKANTSPTLLGVSEVENLSVLEDLVKSKNLAKKGYGIIHYDSPDKRGIDVAILYQKRYFKPVHHEVFNPNIYRNGYKVYTRDQLLVSGYLDDELIHVIVNHWPSRSGGEAKSRPLREKAAYQNTKIIAQIREKDPNAKIITMGDFNDDPTNSSFKEVLKTKSDKSEVGDLDIYNPYEDLHRRGFNTLGYRDNINLFDMILISSPLLDKGEKDFSDYKMFKAMIFNKRFLTNRKGQFKGYPFRSFSYGGYTGGYSDHYPVYMYLIKKKK
- a CDS encoding carboxypeptidase-like regulatory domain-containing protein produces the protein MKQTVLTVLLFCFFITGLQAQNIVKGIVVDGDSEKPLNDVSVTLSKNSSYMVKTDQNGVFTLQKLSNGSYILQIKLKGYEVQNFPVELTGNSIDLGTILLYKDFSIDQDLSLITITDDELNDDASAADNIAGLLQATRDIYLRTAAFEFSSSFFRIKGLDSGNGKVLINGIEMNKLYDGRAQWSNWGGLNDVLRNQEFSNGLAPSNYTFGGILGSTNIDTRASEQRAGTRISYSSSNRSYVHRVMATHSTGTLEGGWSMTFSGSRRTGIEGFNEGTSYNAYSLFASIEKKINDNHSVNFTSIFTPNRRGKSSPNTQEVFDLKGIAYNDYWGYLNDRKVNSRIKEVEEPILMLNHYWDLNDKTSLQTNVAYQFGKIGNSRLDFNGGANPSPTYYQYLPSFFERNDDLEGAYEARDRFENDGQLDWNRIFDANITNRAAGLNNAYVLYEDRNDDKQLTVNSILNSELTENITLNAKLEYKRLRSHSFAEVIDLLGGTGYLDINPFADTMDAMQNNLLDPNRVVGVGETFRYNYKLNSDVVGAFTQAQFKYNKVDFYGAVNVSRTTHQREGLYQNGRFVNNSLGLSEKLDFTNYGLKAGATYKITGRHLIDANVAYMTQAPTIRNSFSNSRENNTVVEDLQSEKVFSTDLSYIVRSPIITSRLTAYYTNVQDATEISFYFADGVGGDNTAFVQEVLSGIERNHIGLELGIEAQVTSTIKLKGAASIGQFTYANNPDLYLTSDVADNGGFDSNFRSKNYVALLENYKLASGPQNAYSVGFEYRDPDYWWVGATTNFFTNTYVDVAPLTRSSNFYEDADGLPFSDYDPELAKELLQQEKFDDYMVVNLIGGKSWKIGDKFISVFATVNNLFNKEYKSGGFEQGRNANFRQLRDDKALDTPVFGNKYWYGRGTTYFLNVNLRF